One window from the genome of Cryobacterium sp. GrIS_2_6 encodes:
- a CDS encoding polyprenyl synthetase family protein, translating into MKPSLPLFRRGSSVTSQIGLSDRIFSTADDRGLAAGIDAGLERVEASLFAEIVFADEIASVTTRYLLEAGGKRVRPMLALLTAHLGSGGITDVVTASTAIEITHLASLYHDDVMDDSGQRRGVPSAQTVWGNSIAILTGDLLFARASQLMAKLGERAIRLQADTFERLVMGQLHETVGPHAGDDPIEHYISVLADKTGSLIAAAAQAGIIFSDAPDEFEQPLVSFGEKIGVAFQLIDDVLDLSSQPEATGKVPGTDLRAGVATLPLLRLRERAADEPASAALLERLERDVMSSQGTRSEAADSAISALRDHEVTAQTLSEAHGWAHDAVASLAPLPDGSVKKALTRFADTIVERSS; encoded by the coding sequence GTGAAACCGAGTCTTCCCCTGTTCCGGCGCGGCTCCTCCGTGACGAGCCAGATCGGCCTCAGCGATCGAATTTTCTCGACAGCGGATGACCGGGGCCTGGCCGCCGGAATCGACGCCGGTCTCGAGCGGGTCGAGGCGAGCCTCTTCGCCGAGATCGTCTTCGCCGACGAGATCGCAAGCGTCACGACACGGTACCTGCTCGAAGCCGGCGGCAAGCGGGTTCGCCCGATGCTTGCCCTCCTCACCGCCCACCTCGGCAGCGGCGGGATCACCGACGTCGTGACCGCGTCGACGGCCATCGAGATCACCCACCTTGCCTCGCTCTACCACGACGACGTCATGGACGACTCCGGCCAGCGCCGCGGCGTCCCGAGCGCCCAGACGGTCTGGGGAAACTCGATCGCGATCCTCACAGGCGACCTATTGTTCGCCAGGGCGAGCCAGCTGATGGCCAAGCTCGGCGAGCGGGCCATCCGCCTGCAGGCCGATACCTTCGAACGCCTCGTCATGGGGCAGCTGCACGAGACCGTCGGCCCGCACGCGGGCGACGACCCGATCGAGCACTACATCTCGGTGCTCGCGGACAAAACCGGTTCGCTCATCGCGGCAGCGGCTCAGGCCGGCATCATCTTCTCGGATGCGCCCGACGAATTCGAACAGCCGCTCGTGAGCTTCGGCGAGAAGATCGGCGTCGCGTTCCAGCTCATCGACGACGTTCTTGACCTGTCCTCGCAACCCGAGGCGACCGGGAAGGTGCCAGGTACCGATCTGCGTGCCGGGGTCGCCACCCTGCCCCTGCTCAGGCTCCGCGAGCGCGCCGCCGACGAGCCGGCATCCGCAGCCCTGCTCGAGCGGCTCGAGCGGGACGTCATGAGCAGCCAAGGCACCCGGTCGGAGGCGGCCGACTCCGCAATTTCCGCGCTGCGCGACCACGAGGTGACCGCGCAGACCCTGTCAGAGGCCCACGGCTGGGCACACGACGCCGTTGCTTCCCTCGCTCCCCTGCCCGACGGGTCCGTCAAGAAGGCGCTGACCCGATTCGCCGACACGATCGTCGAGCGTTCAAGTTAG
- a CDS encoding FAD-dependent oxidoreductase: protein MTEKRPTDQQPAKLRLAIVGAGPAGIYAADILLKAERNFEVSIDLFDHLPAPYGLVRYGVAPDHPRIKGIITALRDVLDRGDIRIFGNVRFGVDITLDDLRKHYNAVIFATGAVRDADLRIPGIDLVGSYGAAKFVSWFDGHPDYPRIWPLEAKQVAVIGNGNVALDVARILAKHADDLLPTEIPANVYDGLKASPVTDVHIFGRRGPTSVKFTPLELRELGELPDVDIVVYDEDFDYDDAARAAVASNKQVFVIDKVLGKWRERAHKLAEDPQAGASRRLHLHFFAKPLELIDDGTGRVGGIRYERTAPDGQGGVVGTGEIRELPVQAVYRAVGYFGSPLPGVPFDKKHGVIPNREGQVLSKGDPSSGAGSANQQLYGVYATGWIKRGPVGLIGHTKSDAMETVRHLINDLGNWWRPESPSEESIVALLEERGVEYTNLDGWHRLDQHEQALGGAEGRVRIKLVPRDEMVAISRASAPAAPVAV from the coding sequence ATGACCGAGAAGCGCCCCACCGACCAGCAACCCGCGAAGCTGCGCCTGGCGATCGTCGGGGCAGGGCCAGCCGGCATCTACGCCGCGGACATCCTGCTCAAGGCGGAACGCAACTTCGAGGTCTCGATCGACCTGTTCGACCACCTCCCCGCGCCGTACGGGCTCGTACGCTACGGCGTCGCGCCGGACCACCCCCGGATTAAGGGCATCATCACCGCGCTGCGCGACGTGCTCGACCGCGGCGACATCCGCATCTTCGGCAATGTGCGCTTCGGGGTCGACATCACGCTCGACGACCTCAGGAAGCACTACAACGCGGTCATCTTCGCGACCGGCGCCGTGCGCGACGCCGACCTCAGGATCCCCGGCATCGACCTCGTCGGCTCCTACGGCGCCGCCAAGTTCGTGAGCTGGTTCGACGGTCACCCCGACTACCCGCGCATCTGGCCGCTCGAGGCGAAGCAGGTCGCCGTGATCGGCAACGGAAACGTGGCCCTCGACGTGGCGCGCATCCTCGCCAAGCACGCGGACGACCTGCTGCCCACCGAGATCCCGGCGAACGTCTACGACGGGCTCAAGGCCTCACCCGTCACCGACGTGCACATCTTCGGGCGCCGCGGACCGACATCCGTGAAGTTCACGCCCCTCGAACTGCGTGAGCTCGGCGAACTGCCCGACGTCGACATCGTCGTCTACGACGAGGACTTCGACTACGACGACGCCGCGCGCGCCGCCGTTGCGAGCAACAAGCAGGTGTTCGTCATCGACAAGGTGCTTGGCAAATGGCGCGAACGCGCCCACAAGCTCGCCGAGGATCCGCAGGCGGGCGCGAGCCGCCGGCTGCACCTGCACTTCTTCGCCAAGCCCCTCGAACTGATCGATGACGGCACCGGCCGGGTCGGCGGCATCCGCTACGAACGCACCGCGCCGGACGGCCAGGGCGGAGTTGTGGGCACGGGGGAGATCCGCGAGCTGCCGGTGCAGGCCGTGTACCGCGCGGTCGGGTACTTCGGCTCGCCGCTGCCCGGGGTGCCGTTCGACAAGAAGCACGGCGTGATCCCGAACCGCGAGGGGCAGGTGCTCTCCAAGGGCGACCCGTCGTCGGGTGCGGGCAGCGCCAACCAGCAGCTCTACGGCGTGTACGCGACCGGGTGGATCAAGCGCGGGCCGGTCGGCCTGATCGGGCACACCAAGTCCGACGCGATGGAGACCGTGCGGCACCTGATCAACGATCTCGGCAACTGGTGGCGGCCGGAATCCCCGTCGGAGGAGAGCATCGTCGCGCTCCTCGAGGAACGCGGCGTCGAGTACACGAACCTCGACGGCTGGCACCGCCTCGACCAGCACGAGCAAGCGCTCGGCGGGGCCGAGGGCCGGGTGCGGATCAAGCTCGTGCCCCGCGACGAGATGGTCGCCATCTCCCGAGCCTCAGCCCCCGCAGCTCCGGTCGCCGTTTAG
- a CDS encoding transaminase, protein MIDRARLADLHARELAVFAERNPRSAAAYENATHLFGKVPMTWMNKKAGGFPLYFASARGNRLTDIDGHEYLDFALGDTGAMAGHSPAAVVDAIGRRIFEQGGLTTMLPTEDAEWVGAELTRRFGVDRWSFALTATDANRWAIRLVRALTDRSKILFHSYCYHGSVDESLIVVGPDGEGMNRPGNVGAPVDVTETSRVAEFNDLDGLEEQLRHGDVAAVLIEPALTNIGIVLPDPGYHEGVRALTRQYGALLIIDETHTFSAGPGGATAAWDLDPDIVVIGKAIGGGVPSGAYGLSAELADRALSRTDLDLVDMGGVGGTLAGSPLSVAAMRATLEHVLTEAAFEGMLETAGRYTAGIQRILDENDLPWSINQLGARAEYRFAKPYPRTGTESNAAADAELEDFLHLYLVNRGILLTPFHNMALMSPDTTAADVDAHLAVFDEAVRELLAS, encoded by the coding sequence ATGATCGATCGAGCCCGGTTAGCCGACCTGCATGCGCGTGAGCTGGCGGTGTTCGCGGAGCGGAACCCGCGCTCGGCCGCGGCATACGAGAATGCGACGCACCTGTTCGGCAAGGTCCCGATGACCTGGATGAACAAGAAGGCCGGCGGGTTCCCTCTCTACTTCGCATCCGCCCGCGGCAACCGGCTGACCGACATCGACGGCCACGAGTACCTCGACTTCGCCCTCGGCGACACCGGCGCGATGGCCGGGCACTCGCCTGCGGCGGTCGTCGACGCGATCGGGCGGCGAATCTTCGAGCAGGGCGGCCTCACCACCATGCTGCCGACCGAGGACGCCGAGTGGGTCGGCGCGGAGCTGACCCGTCGCTTCGGCGTCGACCGGTGGAGCTTCGCGCTCACCGCGACGGACGCGAACCGGTGGGCGATCCGCCTCGTGCGGGCGCTGACCGACCGGTCGAAGATCCTCTTCCACAGCTACTGCTACCACGGCAGCGTCGACGAGTCCCTGATCGTGGTGGGGCCCGATGGCGAGGGCATGAACCGACCGGGCAACGTCGGCGCGCCCGTCGACGTGACCGAGACGAGCCGGGTGGCCGAGTTCAACGACCTCGATGGCCTCGAGGAACAGTTGCGGCACGGCGACGTCGCCGCCGTGCTGATCGAACCGGCCCTGACCAATATCGGCATCGTGCTGCCGGACCCCGGTTACCATGAGGGCGTCCGGGCGCTCACCCGCCAGTACGGCGCGCTCCTCATCATCGACGAGACGCACACCTTCTCCGCGGGACCCGGCGGGGCGACGGCGGCCTGGGACCTCGACCCCGACATCGTCGTGATCGGCAAGGCCATCGGCGGCGGCGTGCCGAGCGGCGCGTACGGGCTCTCGGCCGAGCTCGCCGACCGGGCCCTCTCCCGCACCGACCTCGACCTCGTGGACATGGGCGGCGTCGGCGGCACCCTCGCCGGCAGCCCGCTCTCCGTCGCCGCGATGCGGGCGACCCTCGAGCACGTGCTCACCGAAGCCGCCTTCGAGGGCATGCTCGAGACCGCGGGCAGGTACACCGCGGGCATCCAGCGCATCCTCGACGAGAACGACCTGCCGTGGTCGATCAACCAGCTCGGCGCCCGCGCCGAGTACCGCTTCGCGAAGCCGTACCCGCGCACCGGAACCGAGTCGAACGCGGCAGCGGATGCCGAGCTCGAGGATTTCCTGCATCTCTACCTGGTCAACCGGGGCATCCTCTTGACGCCGTTCCACAACATGGCGCTGATGAGCCCGGACACCACGGCTGCGGACGTCGACGCCCACCTCGCCGTGTTCGACGAGGCGGTGCGGGAACTCCTCGCCTCCTGA
- a CDS encoding YajQ family cyclic di-GMP-binding protein — translation MADSTFDIVSKVDPMEVDNALNQAHKEVAQRYDFKNVGASIEMSGEKVLMKANSEERVKAILEVFESKLIKRGISLRSLDAGDPYASGKEFRIEASMKAGIDQENAKKIGKIIRDEGPKGVKSQIQGDELRVSSKSRDDLQATMALLKGKDLDVALQFVNFR, via the coding sequence ATGGCAGACTCAACGTTCGACATCGTCAGCAAGGTCGACCCGATGGAGGTCGACAACGCCCTCAACCAGGCCCACAAGGAAGTCGCGCAGCGCTACGACTTCAAGAATGTCGGCGCCTCGATCGAGATGAGCGGCGAGAAGGTGCTCATGAAGGCGAACTCAGAGGAGCGGGTCAAGGCGATCCTCGAGGTCTTCGAGTCCAAGCTCATCAAGCGCGGCATCTCGCTGCGCAGCCTCGACGCCGGCGACCCGTACGCCTCCGGCAAGGAATTCCGGATCGAGGCCTCGATGAAGGCCGGCATCGACCAGGAGAACGCGAAGAAGATCGGCAAGATCATCCGCGACGAGGGCCCCAAGGGTGTCAAGAGCCAGATCCAGGGCGATGAGCTGCGCGTGAGTTCGAAGAGCCGCGACGACCTGCAGGCCACGATGGCGCTACTCAAGGGCAAGGACCTCGACGTCGCGCTCCAGTTCGTCAACTTCCGGTAA
- a CDS encoding biotin/lipoyl-binding protein, whose amino-acid sequence MKRPQFLTHIRPRIWVVAGVIVLALAGGSIYWFDFAVPAGNKTTVAAPITTAASLTTMQKTVDSDGTATPTVNDSVRFAVSGTVTAVPVVAGTTVTAGEVLATVDTLSLDAAVLEAQATLATAKAKLATSVSESDGTAAAVAQIAAQTASVAVDEAAVVTAQAAVSGATLTAPAAGLVTAVNVAVGDVISSGSSGSSGSSGSSGAGGATTASTASASSSTSTSTSTTSIADFTIVGTSSWSLALAIGESSIANVAINDQVELSLADGTAFFGTVQSVGILPSATSGAVTYPVVVAVTGTPAGLYDGVAVTAKIVYERRTNVLTVPSAAVTTANGVSTVSTLDAAGAAVAKTVTVGETVGSVTEILTGVAEGDEVVVVTFTPGSGNSGSTTQRGTGTRPTGAPGGGTFPGTGTGTNGG is encoded by the coding sequence ATGAAACGGCCACAGTTTCTCACGCACATCCGCCCACGAATCTGGGTGGTTGCCGGCGTCATCGTGCTCGCCCTCGCGGGCGGCAGCATCTACTGGTTCGATTTCGCCGTTCCCGCGGGTAACAAGACCACGGTCGCCGCGCCCATTACCACCGCAGCGAGCCTCACGACCATGCAGAAGACCGTCGACAGCGACGGCACCGCGACCCCGACCGTGAACGACTCGGTCAGATTCGCCGTGTCCGGTACCGTCACGGCCGTGCCGGTCGTCGCGGGGACCACCGTGACCGCTGGCGAGGTGCTCGCAACCGTCGACACGCTCAGCCTCGATGCCGCCGTGCTCGAAGCGCAAGCGACGCTCGCGACCGCGAAGGCGAAACTGGCCACGAGCGTGAGTGAGAGCGATGGCACCGCCGCAGCGGTCGCTCAGATCGCGGCCCAGACGGCGTCCGTCGCGGTCGACGAAGCCGCCGTCGTGACCGCGCAGGCCGCGGTCAGCGGTGCTACCCTCACCGCACCCGCCGCCGGCCTCGTCACCGCGGTCAACGTCGCCGTCGGCGACGTGATCTCCTCGGGCAGCTCGGGCAGCTCGGGCAGCTCGGGCAGTTCAGGGGCCGGGGGAGCCACGACTGCCTCGACCGCCTCGGCGTCATCGTCAACGTCAACGTCAACGTCAACGACGAGCATTGCGGACTTCACCATCGTCGGCACCTCCTCGTGGTCGCTCGCCCTCGCGATCGGCGAGTCGTCCATTGCGAACGTCGCCATCAACGACCAGGTCGAGTTGTCACTCGCCGATGGCACGGCATTCTTCGGCACGGTCCAGTCGGTCGGCATCCTGCCGTCCGCGACCTCTGGCGCGGTCACCTACCCCGTCGTCGTCGCCGTCACGGGCACACCCGCCGGCCTCTACGACGGTGTCGCCGTCACGGCCAAGATCGTCTACGAGCGCCGCACGAACGTGCTCACGGTCCCGAGCGCCGCTGTCACGACCGCGAACGGCGTCTCGACCGTCTCCACCCTCGACGCCGCGGGCGCCGCGGTGGCGAAGACCGTAACTGTGGGTGAAACTGTCGGCAGCGTCACCGAGATCCTCACCGGGGTCGCGGAGGGCGACGAAGTCGTCGTCGTCACCTTCACGCCGGGCTCCGGCAACAGCGGATCGACCACCCAACGTGGCACCGGCACCCGGCCGACCGGCGCGCCCGGCGGCGGAACCTTCCCGGGAACAGGGACGGGGACGAACGGTGGTTGA
- a CDS encoding ABC transporter ATP-binding protein: MRTLAPLPDSPGVLAADAAGPVIELIDAGKTYKSGTIEFEALKGINLAIHEGEYVAIMGPSGSGKSTIMNILGCLDTLTRGQYRLGGTDVEELDEIELATVRNEQIGFVFQGFNLLSSMAAWRNVELPLVYGHVPREERRKRASRALERVGLGDRLDNKPGEMSGGQQQRVAVARALVGEPTMILADEPTGNLDSVSTRDVLDLFDELNALGRTIVLITHELEVAQRARRIVWVKDGAVVRDEVNAS, translated from the coding sequence ATGCGCACACTCGCCCCCCTCCCCGACAGCCCTGGGGTCCTCGCAGCGGATGCCGCGGGTCCCGTCATCGAGCTCATCGACGCCGGCAAGACCTACAAGTCAGGCACCATCGAGTTCGAGGCGCTGAAAGGCATCAACCTCGCCATCCACGAGGGTGAATACGTCGCCATCATGGGGCCATCCGGCTCCGGGAAATCCACGATCATGAACATCCTCGGCTGCCTCGACACGCTGACCCGTGGCCAGTACCGTCTCGGCGGCACCGACGTCGAGGAGCTCGACGAGATCGAACTCGCCACCGTGCGCAACGAACAAATCGGGTTCGTGTTCCAGGGCTTCAATCTGCTCTCCTCGATGGCCGCCTGGCGGAACGTGGAACTTCCGCTCGTCTATGGGCACGTACCCCGCGAGGAACGAAGAAAGCGGGCCAGCCGGGCGCTCGAACGTGTCGGCCTCGGCGACCGCCTCGACAACAAGCCGGGCGAGATGAGCGGTGGCCAGCAACAACGCGTCGCCGTCGCCCGGGCCCTCGTCGGGGAACCGACCATGATCCTCGCCGACGAACCGACCGGCAACCTGGACTCCGTCTCGACCAGGGACGTTCTCGACCTCTTCGACGAGCTCAACGCGCTCGGTCGCACGATCGTGCTGATCACTCACGAGCTCGAGGTCGCGCAACGTGCCCGCCGGATCGTCTGGGTGAAGGACGGCGCCGTCGTCCGCGACGAGGTGAACGCATCATGA
- a CDS encoding ABC transporter permease → MSWMESFRTSWSAVYTHALRSMLTILGILIGIAAVILTVGLGLGTQQDVSAKISSLGSNLLIVAPGSATSTTGTRGGFGTSATLTIADAEALTSSVNGPDISGVAPESKTSLSLTANSTNWTTTVTGTTTAWTNVRQRTLARGVFFTQAQADASAAVVVLGSETAKELFGTQNVVGQSVVISDRSFLVIGVLATAGSDSSSNLDDIAIVPFSTAATDLVGGTSSNAVSTIYLQAASDSQLSAAYQEADTLLLNLHSITASADADFTISSQDALVSTATAVYQTLTVLLTGVAGLSLLVGGIGVMNIMLVSVSERTREIGLRKALGAPPWAIRRQFLIEAAILGLSGGILGAVIGVVAALTLPAVIGSSIVVSPLAVGLSIGVAIAIGIVFGVYPATRAARLAPIDALRSE, encoded by the coding sequence ATGAGCTGGATGGAGAGTTTCCGCACCAGCTGGAGCGCCGTCTACACGCACGCACTGCGCTCGATGCTCACGATCCTCGGCATCCTGATCGGCATCGCCGCAGTCATCCTCACCGTCGGCCTCGGGCTCGGCACGCAGCAGGACGTCAGTGCCAAGATCAGCTCGCTCGGCAGCAACCTGCTGATCGTCGCCCCTGGCAGCGCGACGAGCACCACGGGAACCCGCGGCGGCTTCGGCACGAGCGCCACCCTGACCATCGCCGACGCCGAGGCACTCACCTCCTCGGTGAATGGACCGGACATCTCAGGCGTGGCCCCGGAGAGCAAGACCTCGCTGTCGCTCACTGCCAACAGCACCAACTGGACGACGACGGTCACGGGCACGACGACCGCGTGGACGAACGTGCGCCAGCGCACTCTCGCCAGGGGCGTCTTCTTCACCCAGGCTCAGGCGGATGCGTCCGCAGCCGTCGTCGTGCTCGGCTCGGAGACCGCCAAGGAGCTTTTCGGCACCCAGAACGTTGTCGGCCAGAGCGTCGTGATCAGCGACCGGTCGTTCCTGGTGATCGGCGTGCTGGCAACGGCGGGATCTGACTCTTCGAGCAACCTCGACGACATCGCGATCGTGCCGTTCTCGACGGCGGCGACCGACCTCGTCGGGGGCACCTCGAGCAACGCGGTATCCACGATCTACCTGCAGGCGGCCTCCGACTCCCAGTTGTCAGCCGCCTATCAGGAGGCAGACACCCTGCTGCTGAACCTGCACTCGATCACCGCGAGCGCGGATGCCGACTTCACGATCAGCAGCCAGGACGCCCTGGTCAGCACGGCGACCGCGGTCTACCAGACCCTGACCGTCCTGCTCACCGGGGTCGCCGGGCTGTCTCTCCTCGTGGGGGGAATCGGCGTGATGAACATCATGCTGGTCTCGGTCTCCGAACGGACCAGGGAGATCGGCCTCCGGAAGGCGCTCGGTGCCCCGCCGTGGGCGATCCGGCGCCAGTTCCTGATCGAGGCGGCCATCCTCGGACTCTCCGGTGGAATTCTCGGCGCCGTGATCGGCGTCGTCGCGGCCCTGACCCTGCCCGCCGTGATCGGCAGCTCGATCGTTGTGTCCCCGCTTGCGGTAGGACTGTCCATCGGCGTGGCGATCGCCATCGGCATCGTCTTCGGGGTCTACCCCGCCACCCGGGCGGCCAGGCTCGCGCCGATCGACGCGCTCAGGAGCGAGTAG
- a CDS encoding HlyD family efflux transporter periplasmic adaptor subunit has product MSRTPFGASRRATRAEATAAAAAAAAAALSNSSARAELNARNEGPAPATTSLATLTASGDAPTTEKSLKAVRSAKVIAKRRRRLIALGAVTAVLCASGGGVVYAMNRTDSGDFRTVEAAMGTVSQSLALTGTVAPTSRKDASFSVGGKVATVDVAVGATVTAGQTLATLDATDLAAAVTKAEETVTAAEQTLTDDLDSQTATATTTTSSTASTASTASTGSAGSASTGPASGTSSGTTAGTETGTTAGSSGSTGSTSTVPNAAVTAAVTAVTAAQAALLAKYTDAQAALAASDATMASTDETCKPFIDAALDDAATTGTTTTDSTETTAVPTDTASPTPTDTATPTPTASATPSTTTAERLATAKADLAACQTAITAVLAGQQTADTAQHDVLTLVTALNTAVTGLTDAVMAANAATTTGTAGTAGSSTGAAGTTGTSIGTTGTTTGSSAATTGTASGTTTGTTSATGTTGTTGTASGTGTGSTATTTVASGETIVADRADIAAAEAQLAIAQKQATLATLTAPYAGTVAAVAIVAGDTVSAASSTAVVTILGTDGYVVDSTVSLASVASLKVGQTSTIELSTTGTKLTGTVSSIGILNVSTSSTPKYAVTIAVDATDAKILTGASAHVTVAIVSTDAVLTVPTSAVHRDGSAYTVDLLVAEVSTSTAVKVGAVGTELTEIDSGLAAGDVVILADLSAAIAGTAADTSSSLTDLGGSSSGSSSDFQGGPPSGSGFSGGTPPQG; this is encoded by the coding sequence ATGAGTAGGACTCCCTTCGGCGCTTCCCGCCGGGCGACCCGCGCCGAGGCAACCGCAGCTGCAGCTGCAGCTGCAGCCGCAGCGCTGTCGAACTCGTCGGCGCGCGCCGAACTCAACGCCCGGAACGAGGGGCCGGCTCCGGCGACAACGTCTCTCGCGACGCTGACCGCATCCGGGGACGCGCCAACGACCGAGAAATCCCTCAAAGCGGTACGGTCGGCCAAGGTCATCGCAAAGCGCCGCCGACGACTGATCGCTCTCGGCGCGGTCACTGCCGTGCTGTGCGCTTCGGGCGGCGGTGTCGTGTACGCCATGAACCGCACCGACAGCGGCGACTTCCGTACTGTCGAGGCCGCGATGGGGACGGTCAGCCAGTCGCTCGCCCTGACCGGAACCGTCGCGCCGACGAGCCGGAAGGATGCCTCCTTCTCCGTCGGCGGGAAAGTCGCGACGGTCGATGTCGCCGTCGGGGCCACCGTGACAGCAGGGCAGACCCTCGCGACGCTCGACGCGACCGACCTGGCCGCAGCGGTCACGAAGGCGGAGGAGACCGTCACGGCAGCTGAGCAGACCCTCACGGACGACCTCGATTCCCAGACCGCCACCGCGACCACGACGACGTCGTCGACCGCTTCGACCGCTTCGACCGCTTCGACCGGGTCGGCCGGGTCCGCGTCGACCGGTCCGGCATCGGGAACGTCGTCCGGAACGACCGCCGGCACCGAAACGGGCACGACGGCCGGGTCCTCAGGGTCGACCGGCTCAACCTCGACCGTTCCCAACGCGGCGGTGACGGCGGCCGTGACCGCCGTCACCGCCGCCCAAGCCGCGCTCCTCGCGAAATATACCGACGCCCAGGCCGCGCTCGCCGCGAGCGACGCGACGATGGCCTCGACTGACGAGACCTGCAAACCGTTCATCGACGCGGCACTCGACGATGCCGCGACGACCGGCACGACCACCACCGACTCGACTGAGACCACGGCCGTCCCGACCGATACCGCCTCGCCCACCCCGACCGACACGGCGACACCAACGCCGACGGCCTCGGCAACCCCGTCGACGACGACCGCCGAGCGACTCGCGACCGCGAAGGCGGACCTGGCCGCGTGCCAGACCGCGATCACCGCAGTCCTCGCCGGCCAGCAGACCGCCGACACGGCCCAGCATGACGTGCTGACCCTGGTAACCGCGCTGAACACCGCCGTCACCGGCCTCACCGACGCCGTCATGGCCGCGAACGCCGCGACAACGACTGGCACGGCCGGCACGGCCGGCAGCTCAACCGGGGCCGCTGGGACAACCGGAACCAGCATCGGCACGACCGGCACGACAACGGGTTCCTCTGCCGCAACCACCGGCACCGCCTCCGGGACCACGACGGGCACAACGTCCGCCACCGGAACAACCGGAACAACCGGAACTGCGTCCGGCACGGGCACGGGGTCAACGGCGACGACAACGGTCGCCTCCGGCGAGACGATCGTGGCCGACCGGGCCGACATCGCCGCCGCAGAGGCGCAGCTCGCCATCGCCCAGAAGCAGGCCACCCTTGCCACCCTCACGGCTCCGTACGCCGGAACCGTTGCTGCGGTCGCGATCGTCGCGGGCGACACCGTCTCCGCGGCGTCGAGCACCGCCGTGGTCACGATCCTCGGCACCGACGGCTACGTCGTCGACTCGACCGTGTCCCTCGCGAGCGTCGCGAGCCTCAAGGTCGGCCAAACCTCGACGATCGAACTATCCACGACGGGAACCAAGCTGACCGGAACCGTCAGCTCCATCGGGATCCTCAACGTGTCCACCTCGTCGACGCCCAAGTATGCGGTCACGATCGCCGTGGACGCGACAGACGCGAAGATCCTGACGGGCGCATCCGCTCACGTCACGGTGGCGATCGTGAGCACGGATGCCGTGCTCACCGTGCCGACATCGGCCGTGCACCGCGACGGGTCGGCATACACCGTCGACCTGCTCGTCGCCGAGGTCTCCACGTCGACGGCCGTCAAGGTCGGCGCCGTAGGCACCGAGCTCACCGAGATCGACTCCGGGCTCGCTGCCGGAGACGTCGTGATCCTCGCCGACCTGAGCGCCGCGATCGCGGGCACGGCGGCCGACACGAGTTCGAGCCTCACCGACCTCGGTGGTTCGAGCAGCGGAAGCAGCTCGGACTTCCAGGGCGGCCCGCCGTCGGGGAGCGGCTTCAGCGGCGGTACCCCGCCCCAGGGCTGA